The stretch of DNA CGGATCGTTTAACTCTGAAAAAGCATTTGCCAGCTCCCTTGCAGCAATAAATGCTTCGAAGCGATAAGTTAATTCTGGATTATCCTTTTTTCTTTTGGCCAGTGGAGATATTTCAACGGGATAGTCTTTAATAAAAACAGGCTGTATTAAATTAGGCTCCACAATATTTTCGAAGATTTCATTGATAACTTGGCCCTTAGTATGATTCTCCTCAACTTCAAGGTTGAACTTGCGAGCAATCTGCCGAGCTTCTTCATTGGTCTTTATTTGAGTGAAATCTACTCCGGTATACTTGGCAATAGCGTCTAGCATGGTCATTCGGGGCCACGGAGGAGTCAAGTCGATGGAATGTCCTTGATAAGTAATTTGAGTAGTTCCCAGAGTCTTATTGGCTACATAAGCCACCAGCTCTTCCGTCAGTTCCATCATATCTTCATAGTCAGCATAAGCTTCATAAAGCTCCAGCATTGTAAATTCTGGGTTATGCTTGGTAGAAATCCCCTCATTGCGGAATACTCTTCCTAATTCATATACTTTCTCCATCCCCCCTACCAGCAGGCGCTTAAGGTGAAGCTCTAAAGCAATGCGCAAATAAAGGTCCATGTCGAGAGCATTATGATGAGTGATAAAAGGCCTCGCCGCAGCTCCTCCAGGAATGGTATGCATACTGGGCGTCTCTACTTCCAAAAATCCTCGCTCGTCCAAAAACTCCCTGATAGCTTTAATAATTTTACTTCTCAAAACAAATACTTTAAGAACATCTCGATTGGTAATAAGGTCTAAATATCGCTGCCGGTACCGCAAGTCAATATCTTTGAGTCCATGCCATTTTTCCGGTAACGGGCGCAAAGATTTACACAACAGCCGTAAATCTTCCGCCGCTATTGTTATTTCTCCTTTACGCGTTCTAAAAACCTTACCTTTAATGCCAATTATATCACCAATATCTAACAAGCCAAACAATTCGTAAGTCTCAGGGCCTACATCATCCAACCTCACGTAAATCTGTATCTGCCCCGTAACATCCTGGATATGCCCAAAACTGGCTTTACCATGGCTGCGCCTAGACATTAACCGTCCTGCCACAGATACCTGTTGATCTTGTAATTCGTTAAAATTATCAATTACCTCCATAGCCAAGTGAGTTCGAACGTACTTGCCACCGTAAGGGTCAATGTTATTTGCCCGAAGCTTGTCTAACTTTTCTCTGCGCATTAGCATCAATTCGTTCAATTCTGTTTCCATAAAAATCCCCCTAGCCAACAAAAATAAAACTACTTTTGTATATCCATAATTTGGAATCTCAATAAACCTATAGGTGCGCTAACCTCTACCACTGAACCGACTCTTTGCCCCATAAGAGCTTTCCCGACCGGGGATTCATTAGAAATCTTATTTTCCGCAGGATCGGCCTCTACAGATCCCACTATAGAATACTCCAACTCGTCTCCGCTGTCCAGGTCTTTAAGACGCACGCGACAGCCGATAGTTACTGCATCAGTTGTTACATCCGTTTCATCAATAATTCGAGCCTGACGTAGCTTCTTTTCCAGGGCAATTATACGTCCTTCTATGAAGGCCTGTTCGTTCTTAGCATCCTCATATTCTGAGTTTTCACTGAGATCGCCGAATTCAATGGCTTCTTTGATACGTTCGGCTACTTCTTTTCTTTTTATAGTCTTAAGAATTTCCAGTTCCTTTTCCAACTTT from Calderihabitans maritimus encodes:
- the lysS gene encoding lysine--tRNA ligase, which translates into the protein METELNELMLMRREKLDKLRANNIDPYGGKYVRTHLAMEVIDNFNELQDQQVSVAGRLMSRRSHGKASFGHIQDVTGQIQIYVRLDDVGPETYELFGLLDIGDIIGIKGKVFRTRKGEITIAAEDLRLLCKSLRPLPEKWHGLKDIDLRYRQRYLDLITNRDVLKVFVLRSKIIKAIREFLDERGFLEVETPSMHTIPGGAAARPFITHHNALDMDLYLRIALELHLKRLLVGGMEKVYELGRVFRNEGISTKHNPEFTMLELYEAYADYEDMMELTEELVAYVANKTLGTTQITYQGHSIDLTPPWPRMTMLDAIAKYTGVDFTQIKTNEEARQIARKFNLEVEENHTKGQVINEIFENIVEPNLIQPVFIKDYPVEISPLAKRKKDNPELTYRFEAFIAARELANAFSELNDPIDQRERFEKQMELRAKGDDEAHVLDEDFLKALEYGMPPAGGLGIGVDRLVMLLTDSPSIRDVILFPTMRPKED
- the greA gene encoding transcription elongation factor GreA; protein product: MPEREIILTLDGLKKLEKELEILKTIKRKEVAERIKEAIEFGDLSENSEYEDAKNEQAFIEGRIIALEKKLRQARIIDETDVTTDAVTIGCRVRLKDLDSGDELEYSIVGSVEADPAENKISNESPVGKALMGQRVGSVVEVSAPIGLLRFQIMDIQK